The following nucleotide sequence is from Diospyros lotus cultivar Yz01 chromosome 3, ASM1463336v1, whole genome shotgun sequence.
TTGCTTTTACAGTCTCCCTCTGTTTCGCTCTCTTTGGACGGCATTCCTAATATTTCTAcagaataatttaaaatttcatatagAAGAACTAGAAACCAAAACATATATGCATCACTGCAGAAATTACAAGTTACCCGATGGATCTGTGGCCGAGCTGTGTGTTCACTCGTGATTTTCTTTTTGGCTTCTGTTGTCAGTGATGCTGCTGCGGCTGCAGCTTCCATTGCTCATTATATTTTATCAAGAGCTGGAGATAAAGCAGCTCATTCCATGTATCAGGTACACCAGGAAGGCACCAATGGCTACAATCCTGGAACCTCAGTTGAGATCGCCTCTCCTCCGCTGTAACGTTCGGCTTCCTGTAAACTGATGGGTGCCCGTCCTTGCGATAGTCTGTCATTCTTGAAATGTTCAGATAGACCACATGCGTTTCCATCCCGTTCATCACCCTCTCCACCACTCTCATTTTCTGTGGATATTCAGACAGATACTTTGCATTCTTGATTGGCTCTGATTCACTGTTGCATTGTCCCCCGGAATTCCATTGTCCACCTCTGcacattacaaatttataataacaaagaaaagggtaaCTATTTTGCTGGTTTCCATGTTAAAATGCAGTACGAACAAACTGTTCAACGTTCAAATTACCTAAAATGTGCAGGCGAGTAAGCCCTAAAGAACACTAGCGTCTTCATTGGATCGACATTGGCATCAATCCACCTTGCCCATGTCACCATTGCTTTCTCAAATGCTTTGGCAACATTCAATTTACGATATATATAGCTTCCTTCTTGAAAGTAGCCCTTCCTAAAAGTTCTTCTAGTTAGTTTATAATCTCATTTGGTGCTTCATCCAATTAGTATAGGGAACTCATAACAAACAATGCCATAAAAGAGACACAGCAATACCCTTTTGAGGTTCTTCCACGAGTCCACCAGTGTCCAGTGTTAAATACAAGCACATCTGCACCTTTGTATCTGTCAGATGATCTTTCCATCAAATCAAGATGAAGTGTTGACTTTTTTGATCCATTCTTGTAATCCATTTCTGATTCTTGAACCAAAAATGGAGAACGGAAGTACTCCACTGAGCAATTATAATCCTACAATTTTGTTAACTTACAATTAGCCAAGGTAATGAATCTGATAAAAATGCTGGGATACTCTGGTGGCTAATTCTCTTATCTGAGAGATGAATTCAATGCACTATTTTCTGATTAAAGGATgagaaaataattcaaaatcttAAGCAAGAAAAAACTAATGTGGTGGAATGATGGAAATGAAAAGCAAACACATACTGCAAATATGAAAGAGTATGAATGCTCTGTTCGAAATTTGAGTCTACCAGAGGCTTCAAAGACCTTGCTCTTATCCAGAACTGAATTTCTTAGTATACAAACCATTGACTCCCACATATTCCTATTTAGAGAATCACCCACGAAGACTAGCCGCTTTCCTCTCAACAATTCCAACAATTCACCACCATTCATCCTGCAAAATAAGCTCAGCTGAACAAATCTCACTCAAACAGAATTCACCAACTCCTATAAGAACGAATAAATCAATAACTGAAAAACTGATTGCAGGTTTGCAATGGTTCCAGCATCACTTGTTTGCCATTCAATCTGCATAGCATTAATAACTGAAGCCAATCTAACAAGAAGCAAACCCAGGAGcacataacaataataatataaatcaaaaatgATAACAtactaatcttctaaagataaATAAGTGTCTAGCTGCTTCAGCATATACTTTTCAACATTCCACTGGAAACATTtgcaactaaaataaaaactatctACGGCAGAACCGAACCCCCACAaccaaatactagaaaataccAACAAGTTGAATTGTTATacttaaaaaattcaaactagCATACCTTGGAATGTTGCAGCCATTTGGTTGCCACCTGAAATTCTCGTACTTGTTATCTGGCCTTCCATTCAGAAAGCAGTTGAATTGCTCATCGATAAGAGGACAAGAACCTGCTTCATATAGCGGGTAAGAATCATCCCTAACCCAAGACCCATCATATATGTCACACTCACCCATCAAATACCACCACTCCTCTTTCCTTTGTTTCAGTTCATCACTCTCTTTCTCCAACAAAAACCCATCGTTCGGAACTAACTTCTCTTCATTAAACCCTTCTAACCCGGCAGTCGT
It contains:
- the LOC127797862 gene encoding protein trichome birefringence-like 1; its protein translation is MSKPPPPAAPPLPPPRKHLAPTFAFTPPDKNKNPSLSSSSFSSFLIPRSMASAYRLGFSLAFVAFTIFLVLSILFSHFFPTASSPSPYSPRLPFTGSRNPAPPFPPQNSGFSFPGKVNSSSDSSSSLRDTTTAGLEGFNEEKLVPNDGFLLEKESDELKQRKEEWWYLMGECDIYDGSWVRDDSYPLYEAGSCPLIDEQFNCFLNGRPDNKYENFRWQPNGCNIPRMNGGELLELLRGKRLVFVGDSLNRNMWESMVCILRNSVLDKSKVFEASGRLKFRTEHSYSFIFADYNCSVEYFRSPFLVQESEMDYKNGSKKSTLHLDLMERSSDRYKGADVLVFNTGHWWTRGRTSKGKGYFQEGSYIYRKLNVAKAFEKAMVTWARWIDANVDPMKTLVFFRAYSPAHFRGGQWNSGGQCNSESEPIKNAKYLSEYPQKMRVVERVMNGMETHVVYLNISRMTDYRKDGHPSVYRKPNVTAEERRSQLRFQDCSHWCLPGVPDTWNELLYLQLLIKYNEQWKLQPQQHH